CAGTAGTACTCGCGATAGACCTGCCACTGCGTGTCAGGCGCCATTAGCCTGGGGTACACCTCGGTCATGGCCTCTTCGGTGTCGCGCACGTAGATCGAGGCATGCATCTTCCAGTTCTCGCGGTAGTCGCAGAACTCGTGACCGCAATCACACTTGATGAGCCACTTCTTGCTCTTTGCGGACTGCACGATGTACATGTGCGGGCCGAGCGGCAGGACGATGCGGTCCTTGAACGTGACCTTCTTCTGCAAGGCATCGACGTACTGCTTGAAGCGGCTGTTGTCCTTGGGCATGGACAGCATGCGGAAGGTGGTTTCCCAGTCCAGCGAGCCGTCGACCAGGTGCGAAACCTGTTCATTCGTGTAGGTAGACATTGATTGCTCCTTGATTATCTTGGTCGTTTGCCTGGGAGGTCACTCTTCGACCTGGACAACGGTCGTGACGTCCGGCATCAGTGAGAGGTCCATGCGATGCTTGGAGCCGTAGGTCGGCACATCGAGTTCGTCTTCCAGCAACTGCCAGTCGGCCGGAAGGGTCCAGAAGTCCTTGAACTGGCGGGTGAACTTCTCCGACAGTGCAAAGCTGGTGGCGAACATGTGCTGCACCTGCACCGACGCATGCTTGTTGAGGATGCGTTCGCGCTCTTCCTTCATCCACTCGCGGGTCGGCAAGGCACGTGCAAGGCGTTCCTTGCGCATCTCGGCACGGCGCGCCTGGGTCGCGGCGGCATCGACCGTGAACACGCCCTTGGCATCCTGCGAGAACACCGCGCCATACACCTTCCGTGCGTACTCGGGGAGCAGGAACTTCTGGTTGAGGTCGCTCTCGATGGCCTTGGGTTCGCGATCGATCGGATCGCCAAAGCCAGGGCCGCCGCGCAGGTAGTTGAGGTAAAGGTCGTGGTTGTCGTAGCAGTCCTCGGTGGTGACGCACTGCTTGTCGCGCTTGACCACCGCGGTGGCATCAATGTGACGCTCGTAGTCCGGATTGCTCGGATCGATATCGCCACCCAGCGGCAGGGAGTCGCCGACGGTGATGCGCTGCTCGAGCCCGGTCTTGTGCGCTTCGAAACGGTAGCCGGTGGCCGAGGGGTAGCCGCCCATCATGCCCCAGTCACTGTTCATGTAGCCGTTGCCCATGAAGAACATCGTCCAGTCCTGGGCGTTCCACACCATGCGCAAGGTCTCGAAGCCGCAACCGCCGCGGTACTTGCCATAGCCACCGGAGTTGGCCTTGACGTTGCGTCCGAGATAGAGCAATGGCTCGGCCATTTCCCAGATCTCGATGTCCCCCATGTCGCCTTCGGGGTTCCAGATGGCGGCGGCGTGGTTCAGGCCGTCCTTGATCGCGCAGGCACCGGTGCCGCAGGACGAGGCTTCGAAGCTGTTGACCGCGTGGATCTCGCCGTCCTGGTTGATGCCACCACCCTGCAGCCAGTTGGAGGTGTTGGCGTTGCCGGCATTGACCTCTTCCAGATAGCCGCGGCTGAAGTAGGACTGGCCGAGGCCGCGCCACAGTGCCGCCCAGCCCGAGACCAGGAAGTGCCAGGCGTAGGCGTGCCCGGTGCGGCGGTCGTCCGGGTTGCACCAGGTGCCCTTGGGCAGGTGGAACTCGGTGGCGTAGTAGGCGCCGTCATTGATGCGCTGGGTCGGTACCAGGGTCTGACACATCATCACCCAGATGCCCGAGGTGAAGGCCACCTGATGGGCATTGAAGGTGTGCCAGCCCCAGCGGCTCGCACCCTCGAAGTCGAGGCGCCACTTGCCGTCCGGCTTGATCGTCATCTCGCAGGGCGAGTGCATGATCGAGTCGAGCTTGGCGAAGGCGTTGGAGACCTGAACGTCGTCGTGGTTGAAAGGCACATCGACAAAGGACACCTTGCGATACTTGCCCGGCAGCGTCATCGCCTTGACGCGGCTCATCAGCCCGCGGCGTCCCTCCTCGATGACCTCCTGCGAGAACTTCTCGTAGGCGTCGAGCCCGTCAGCACGGATCACGTCCTCGACCAGTTCGCGGATCATGTGGCAACCGGCGATTCGGGTCTTTTCGTCGAGGATCCAGTACTTGGGCGTGCGCACCGAACGCTGCGATTCATGCAGCCAGTCGCGCAGCGGCTCGTCATTCACGCCGGTCTTGCGGCAGGTGATCATGTAGCCGTCACCGAAGCGCTGGGTCTGGCCGGTGGACATCGAGCCCGGTGTGACCGCGCCGGTGTCGATGACGTGGGTGACGCCGCCCACCCAGCCGATCAGCTTGCCTTCCCAGAAGATCGGCACGATGGTGGCGATGTCGCAGGGGTGCACGTTGCCGATGGCGCAGTCGTTGGTGGTGAACATGTCGCCGGGGTTGATCGTCGGGTTGGCTTCCCAGTTGTTCTCGATCATGTACTTGATCGCGGCGCCCATCGTCCCGACGTGGATGATGATGCCGGTCGAGGTCAGGATGCAGTCGCCGGCGGCGTTGTACAGCGTGAAGCAGAGCTCGCCTTCCTGCTCGACGATCGGGCTGGCAGCGATCTTCTTGGCGGTTTCACGGGCGTGGACCAGGCCTCCGCGCAGCTTGGAGAACAGCT
This genomic interval from Parazoarcus communis contains the following:
- a CDS encoding acetone carboxylase subunit gamma, producing the protein MSTYTNEQVSHLVDGSLDWETTFRMLSMPKDNSRFKQYVDALQKKVTFKDRIVLPLGPHMYIVQSAKSKKWLIKCDCGHEFCDYRENWKMHASIYVRDTEEAMTEVYPRLMAPDTQWQVYREYYCPTCGTMHDVEAPTPWYPVIHDFEPDIESFYKDWIGMPVPERAD
- a CDS encoding hydantoinase B/oxoprolinase family protein — protein: MNMMSHKEIGVGNLLKSGLTLKQNRDAIIARTKETGYYDGLEKLELRDSDPIGYEKLFSKLRGGLVHARETAKKIAASPIVEQEGELCFTLYNAAGDCILTSTGIIIHVGTMGAAIKYMIENNWEANPTINPGDMFTTNDCAIGNVHPCDIATIVPIFWEGKLIGWVGGVTHVIDTGAVTPGSMSTGQTQRFGDGYMITCRKTGVNDEPLRDWLHESQRSVRTPKYWILDEKTRIAGCHMIRELVEDVIRADGLDAYEKFSQEVIEEGRRGLMSRVKAMTLPGKYRKVSFVDVPFNHDDVQVSNAFAKLDSIMHSPCEMTIKPDGKWRLDFEGASRWGWHTFNAHQVAFTSGIWVMMCQTLVPTQRINDGAYYATEFHLPKGTWCNPDDRRTGHAYAWHFLVSGWAALWRGLGQSYFSRGYLEEVNAGNANTSNWLQGGGINQDGEIHAVNSFEASSCGTGACAIKDGLNHAAAIWNPEGDMGDIEIWEMAEPLLYLGRNVKANSGGYGKYRGGCGFETLRMVWNAQDWTMFFMGNGYMNSDWGMMGGYPSATGYRFEAHKTGLEQRITVGDSLPLGGDIDPSNPDYERHIDATAVVKRDKQCVTTEDCYDNHDLYLNYLRGGPGFGDPIDREPKAIESDLNQKFLLPEYARKVYGAVFSQDAKGVFTVDAAATQARRAEMRKERLARALPTREWMKEERERILNKHASVQVQHMFATSFALSEKFTRQFKDFWTLPADWQLLEDELDVPTYGSKHRMDLSLMPDVTTVVQVEE